A genomic segment from Anaerolineae bacterium encodes:
- a CDS encoding carbohydrate ABC transporter permease, whose product MATVSIGRRRRSWQRIVRRAIRQAFIYTLLSILGMAILLPFLWTLSSSLKPPGAGIKFPPEFIPRVFVWDNYPHVFRLIPFLTFFKNSVIVTSLAVIGEVLSASLVAYSFARLRFPGRDVLFVVVLATMMIPYPVTMVPTFIMFKLLHLVNTFLPLVLPPYFGPAFSIFLLRQFFLTINLELDEAAKVDGASEFLIYRRIILPLSKPALATVAIFSFMYNWNDFLNPLIYLSDSNMYTLALGVNYLRSFRGGGELSLQMAASVMFVAPCILLFFLAQRFIVQGIVTTGLKG is encoded by the coding sequence ATGGCTACGGTTTCCATTGGCCGACGAAGGCGTTCCTGGCAACGGATCGTGAGAAGGGCAATCCGTCAGGCTTTCATCTACACACTGCTAAGCATCCTAGGCATGGCCATCTTGTTGCCTTTCCTGTGGACGCTCTCATCCTCACTAAAGCCTCCTGGTGCAGGTATCAAGTTCCCGCCCGAATTTATCCCCAGGGTGTTCGTATGGGACAATTACCCACATGTGTTCCGGTTAATACCGTTCCTAACCTTTTTCAAGAACAGTGTGATCGTGACTAGCCTAGCGGTGATCGGTGAGGTTTTGTCAGCATCGCTCGTAGCGTATTCCTTCGCACGCTTGCGATTTCCCGGCCGCGATGTCTTGTTCGTCGTTGTCCTGGCGACGATGATGATCCCCTACCCCGTGACGATGGTGCCCACTTTCATCATGTTCAAGTTGTTGCATCTGGTGAACACGTTTCTGCCTCTCGTCCTCCCCCCCTACTTCGGGCCGGCATTTTCCATCTTCTTGCTGCGACAGTTCTTCTTGACCATCAACCTGGAACTGGACGAGGCGGCTAAGGTGGACGGCGCCAGCGAGTTCCTGATCTACCGGCGGATCATTTTGCCCTTGTCCAAGCCAGCCCTGGCGACAGTGGCGATCTTCTCGTTCATGTACAACTGGAATGATTTCCTTAACCCTCTCATCTATTTGAGCGATAGCAACATGTACACGCTGGCCCTGGGGGTGAACTACCTACGCTCGTTCCGCGGTGGGGGTGAACTTTCGCTTCAGATGGCTGCCAGTGTGATGTTTGTGGCACCTTGCATCCTCCTGTTCTTCCTGGCTCAGAGGTTCATCGTGCAGGGAATCGTGACCACGGGGCTCAAAGGCTGA
- a CDS encoding sugar ABC transporter permease — translation MMGVEVEPRPSVVARRRLFRLTNRQRESLIGYLFLSPWILGFVIFLAGPMIASLYLSFTQYKVIQAPLWIGLANYQRMFTDELFYHSLKVTVVYTAISVPLGIAAALGVAVLLNQKIVASGLFRTIFYLPSVISGVAVAIVFAWIFNFRFGVLNYLLSLVGIPGPNWLGSPRWALWAFVLMSLWGIGGNVVIFLAALQGVPQSLYEAAEIDGAGSWQRFWKITLPMISPALLFVFIMGVIGTFQTFTQSYIMTGGGPANATLFYLLYLYKNAFNWFEMGYASAMAWILFLIIMACTLILLRSSTLWVHYEGSFGRGR, via the coding sequence ATGATGGGCGTGGAAGTAGAGCCGAGGCCATCCGTCGTGGCCCGTCGCCGGCTATTTCGCCTGACCAATCGCCAACGTGAATCCCTGATAGGTTACCTTTTTCTCAGCCCGTGGATTCTCGGATTCGTGATCTTCCTGGCTGGCCCGATGATCGCCTCGCTCTATCTCAGCTTCACACAGTACAAGGTGATTCAAGCGCCGCTATGGATAGGGCTCGCGAATTACCAGCGCATGTTCACCGATGAGCTTTTTTACCACTCGCTGAAGGTGACGGTCGTCTATACCGCGATCAGCGTGCCGCTGGGGATCGCGGCAGCGCTGGGAGTGGCTGTGTTGCTCAATCAGAAGATCGTCGCCTCTGGGCTGTTTCGGACCATTTTTTACTTGCCTTCTGTTATCTCCGGCGTGGCTGTTGCGATTGTCTTCGCTTGGATTTTCAACTTCCGGTTCGGTGTCCTGAATTATCTGCTATCGCTAGTGGGGATTCCAGGGCCGAACTGGTTGGGCAGTCCTCGATGGGCTCTCTGGGCCTTCGTCCTGATGAGCCTCTGGGGGATCGGTGGCAATGTGGTCATCTTCTTGGCAGCCTTACAAGGAGTTCCTCAGTCCCTTTACGAGGCAGCCGAGATAGATGGCGCTGGAAGCTGGCAGCGCTTCTGGAAGATCACATTGCCTATGATCTCTCCAGCTCTTCTGTTCGTGTTCATCATGGGCGTGATCGGCACGTTCCAGACCTTTACACAATCGTACATTATGACCGGCGGTGGCCCTGCTAATGCAACGCTGTTCTATTTGCTCTACTTGTATAAAAACGCCTTTAACTGGTTCGAAATGGGATATGCTTCGGCGATGGCCTGGATTCTGTTTTTGATCATCATGGCCTGTACCCTGATCTTGCTGCGTTCTTCCACGCTGTGGGTGCATTACGAGGGTAGTTTCGGAAGAGGTCGCTGA
- a CDS encoding sugar ABC transporter substrate-binding protein codes for MSGLFSQPLSRRQMLKWMWIGSAGLFLSACAPATEVSQPAAEEKVGAEAQSTSYEGGELKVFVCCYTPPEVELREKFNASFMETYPGVQVVQELLPAGQNYFEKLQTLIAAGTPPDLFDMWEGYVQPYAANGVLLNLDPFFERDDKVKKDDLLPAAKLGGSWQDSVYAFSIGFMPGPISVYYNVDHFQKAGLPDPNSEWKWDDLRATAKALTVDSNGDGTPEQWGLVFDLWFVPWLYWIWSNGGDVFNKDETKCTLTEAAAIEAIQYWADLVNVDKVAIPTAELQAMQGSLNSFQTGMVSMYLGNTWDVGQLKEARKQGLNWKAVLSPRANNGGRIWYEHFWCWSMSSQTKKPNIGWLYMRDFILNRTIDPATPTIPPLRQLLDTFNTETNKELGYEPLIVIATEPDRFRIPGAGAKWDKISGLIQAELDLVFTGEKTAAEAAAAACPKVDEELARA; via the coding sequence ATGTCTGGTCTGTTTTCGCAACCGTTATCTCGTCGGCAGATGCTGAAATGGATGTGGATTGGCTCTGCCGGTCTATTTCTCTCCGCCTGTGCGCCTGCAACCGAGGTATCCCAACCTGCTGCTGAGGAAAAGGTGGGCGCAGAGGCCCAATCCACTAGTTATGAAGGAGGGGAACTAAAGGTCTTCGTTTGCTGCTACACGCCTCCAGAAGTGGAGCTACGCGAGAAGTTCAATGCTTCTTTCATGGAGACGTATCCTGGCGTCCAGGTCGTCCAGGAGCTGCTGCCGGCCGGGCAGAACTACTTCGAAAAGTTACAAACCCTCATTGCTGCTGGCACGCCGCCTGACCTGTTCGACATGTGGGAGGGCTACGTGCAGCCCTATGCTGCCAATGGCGTGCTCCTGAACCTAGATCCGTTTTTCGAGAGGGATGACAAGGTCAAGAAGGATGACCTGTTGCCCGCGGCCAAGCTGGGAGGGAGCTGGCAAGACAGCGTCTACGCCTTTTCCATCGGCTTCATGCCCGGTCCGATCTCGGTCTACTACAACGTTGACCATTTCCAGAAGGCTGGCCTGCCGGATCCCAACTCGGAATGGAAATGGGACGACTTAAGGGCGACGGCGAAGGCGCTCACAGTGGACAGCAACGGCGACGGAACGCCGGAACAGTGGGGATTGGTTTTCGACCTTTGGTTCGTGCCGTGGCTGTATTGGATCTGGTCAAATGGCGGCGACGTCTTCAATAAAGACGAGACCAAGTGCACGTTAACCGAGGCGGCAGCTATAGAGGCCATCCAATACTGGGCCGACCTGGTGAACGTAGATAAAGTGGCCATTCCCACTGCCGAACTGCAGGCAATGCAGGGCAGCTTGAATTCCTTCCAGACCGGAATGGTCTCCATGTATCTTGGTAACACATGGGATGTAGGGCAACTGAAAGAGGCGAGGAAACAGGGCCTAAACTGGAAGGCGGTGCTTTCGCCTAGGGCAAACAACGGTGGCCGCATCTGGTATGAGCACTTCTGGTGCTGGTCTATGTCATCCCAGACCAAGAAGCCGAATATCGGGTGGTTGTACATGCGGGACTTCATCCTGAACCGCACTATTGACCCAGCCACCCCCACTATCCCACCGCTTAGGCAATTGCTAGACACATTTAACACCGAGACGAACAAGGAGCTCGGTTACGAGCCATTGATAGTCATAGCGACAGAGCCGGATCGGTTTCGCATCCCCGGTGCAGGAGCCAAATGGGACAAGATCAGCGGATTGATTCAAGCTGAGCTGGACTTAGTGTTTACAGGAGAGAAAACGGCTGCTGAGGCCGCTGCAGCTGCTTGTCCTAAAGTGGACGAAGAGTTGGCACGGGCATAG